A genome region from Nocardia sp. NBC_01730 includes the following:
- a CDS encoding DUF4192 domain-containing protein — MSDNTDNTPTPASTETTSAPDQAPEDLAVGALHVDDPGELIIAVPAMVGFVPERSLVVAVLRNSPNPGRGRIIDAVLRFDLDQSSRHSLAATYAQCVTQICATESARQVLAVIVNDRVRESRRTRGHRAVSTGPWAALITAFARQLAHEEVFLAGAWAVRAIEAGQRWWSLLDANHRGTLPDPATSLVTVAHVLDGRPIRGARSELTDLVAPDDDLVEQVTAHLDSAHALAHEHYLAAVQRGEPDGYHRRTLERVLWQIADTDSGAALTAPECAELAAALRDRTVRDSLFALAVGDDAAAAENLWAALVRALSGSDRADAATLLGYSAYIRGDGPLAGIALQAALDADPAHSMAILLETALRTGMRPDTLRRLAHCGLGIAADLGIDLGPAIR, encoded by the coding sequence ACCGACAACACCCCAACCCCAGCCAGCACCGAGACCACCTCAGCTCCTGATCAAGCACCCGAGGACCTGGCGGTGGGAGCGCTGCATGTCGATGATCCCGGCGAATTGATTATCGCGGTACCCGCGATGGTCGGATTCGTGCCCGAGCGGTCGCTGGTGGTGGCCGTGCTGCGGAATTCCCCGAATCCGGGCCGCGGTCGGATCATCGACGCGGTGCTGCGCTTCGATCTGGACCAGAGCAGTCGCCATAGCCTGGCCGCCACGTACGCGCAGTGTGTGACACAGATCTGTGCCACGGAGAGCGCGAGGCAGGTGCTCGCGGTGATCGTCAATGATCGGGTGCGCGAATCACGCCGCACCCGCGGACACCGCGCGGTGAGCACCGGGCCGTGGGCCGCGCTCATCACCGCGTTCGCGCGGCAACTCGCACACGAGGAAGTGTTCCTCGCCGGCGCGTGGGCCGTACGCGCAATCGAGGCGGGCCAGCGGTGGTGGAGCCTGCTGGACGCGAATCACCGTGGCACGTTGCCGGATCCGGCAACGTCGCTGGTGACGGTGGCACATGTGCTCGACGGGCGCCCGATCCGCGGCGCCCGGTCTGAACTCACCGATCTGGTCGCCCCCGACGACGACCTAGTCGAGCAGGTGACGGCCCATCTCGACAGCGCCCACGCTCTCGCGCACGAACACTACCTGGCGGCGGTCCAGCGCGGCGAGCCCGACGGATATCACCGACGCACACTCGAACGCGTGCTGTGGCAGATCGCCGACACCGACTCCGGCGCGGCGCTCACCGCCCCGGAATGCGCCGAACTGGCTGCCGCATTGCGCGACCGGACCGTACGCGACTCACTGTTCGCCCTCGCCGTCGGCGACGACGCCGCGGCCGCGGAAAACCTGTGGGCCGCGCTGGTGCGGGCATTGTCGGGCAGCGACCGTGCCGATGCCGCAACACTTCTCGGCTACAGCGCCTACATCCGCGGCGACGGCCCACTTGCGGGCATCGCCCTGCAGGCGGCGCTGGACGCCGATCCGGCACATTCCATGGCGATCCTGTTGGAGACAGCGCTGCGCACCGGAATGCGCCCCGACACCTTGCGTCGATTGGCGCATTGCGGCCTGGGGATCGCCGCCGACCTCGGCATCGACCTCGGTCCCGCCATCCGATGA
- a CDS encoding single-stranded DNA-binding protein, which yields MAGDTVITVIGNLTADPELRFTPNGVAVTNFTVASTPRYQDRNTSEWKDGEALFLRCNIWRDAAENVAESLTRGARVIVTGRLKQRRWQTPDGQNRTATELEVDELGPSLRYATAKPNRVKRGTNDDNGFGRTAGRPNSDDRSSELVGAAAGTRGTQVRPDDPWAVNGAGSFGGGSGSTEPPF from the coding sequence ATGGCCGGAGACACCGTCATCACCGTGATAGGGAATCTGACCGCTGATCCGGAACTTCGTTTCACCCCGAATGGTGTGGCGGTCACGAATTTCACCGTCGCCTCCACACCCCGCTATCAGGACCGCAACACCAGCGAGTGGAAAGACGGCGAGGCGTTGTTCCTGCGCTGCAACATCTGGCGCGACGCTGCTGAGAACGTCGCCGAGAGCCTGACCCGCGGAGCCCGCGTCATCGTCACCGGTCGGCTCAAGCAGCGCCGCTGGCAGACCCCCGACGGTCAGAACCGCACCGCCACCGAGCTCGAGGTCGACGAACTCGGACCGTCGCTGCGCTACGCCACCGCCAAGCCCAACCGTGTCAAACGCGGCACCAACGACGACAACGGTTTCGGGCGCACTGCCGGTCGCCCGAATTCCGATGACCGGTCCTCGGAGCTTGTCGGTGCGGCAGCGGGCACCCGCGGCACGCAAGTCCGGCCGGACGACCCGTGGGCGGTGAACGGCGCGGGCTCCTTCGGCGGTGGATCCGGCAGCACGGAACCACCGTTCTGA